cagcacctttcACTGGTCACATGTCTTGCCTTAGACAAACTTGAGAACttttagcaaaatttttaagatttgtaAGCTGTGATGCAGTCCTGTTATGAAGATTATACTCATGGAATGTGATGATCAGGAGCTGAATTAGCAGACAATCAATTCATCAAAActctaatcttttttttcagggaaGCACCATGCCCCTCTTCTTTTTGATGTTGGAATCCTGGATATTGTTCAGAATGTTTTACAAACATCACACAATGGAGTCAGAGAGCTGGCACAAAAGCTTTTAAATACTGTGGCTAATTTTGAGTCAAGTCAGAAAAAGATTAAATCTTAACTCTTTTAAAGAGACTTTCAATGACAACAATACAATATTCTCTCAAATGCCCTTAGCAGGTCTTTGTGAAATTTTATCAGCAGGATTTGTGACAGTGGAATAAATAATTTCAGGGCACTGTCCTTGgttacagttttgttttattcattatATTCAAACCTAGCTTTTGGTCACTTCCTCTAGCTTCTGACATGCAATTTTTTCACCTATAATCAGTATTTTCATGGCCCTAGATTTGATATGAATCCTTTACATTTCAAGATGGTTGGTTCACAGGTACAAAGGAAGTCTTGATGGCAATCACAAGTGTTTCACAAATCTCTACATTCTACTAGATGCGCAACTTTCCAAGAGAGAAACCATGCATTCACATTCCAACTCCCTTCAGTTTGGAAGAGGTCATTCTAGTTATGGTGGCCACAGTCATAGCattttgaaattccctgacttttccctaaAAGAGGCAAAATTTCCCCAACCAGCTGAATTGACAATTTCACAAGCTAATTAATCCTGACCTCTAATACTTCTGACAGTATCTTGCACATCAAATTAACTTAGGAAGTTTTTTAAACTTAGTGATGTCTTAAACATTTGAAGTATTTTCATCTTTGGAGGTAGACTCTGGAGTAGGAGGTGGTGCTCTACACCCTTGGGATGTTTCAGAGTTAAAGAGTCCAGAATCACAAGCAGAAGTTCCTTTTGATTTCCTGGCTCTTAAGTTAGTCCATGCTGACCATCAAAAATTGCAGGCTGTTGGGGAGCTAAGCAGTACTTTCCTAGGTATTGCTGGGTAGCCATGGATAAGTTATTCCATGTATAGTCCATGGGAGACCtagaaatatcattttcaaaagTAATAGCTCTGTACGTGGTGACTAAGGCTTTTACCGTGACTGTTGATTTATTGAAGCTCATGCCATCGATCTTCAGTGAGGTATTCGAAGTCTGCTTCACTAAAAACTTCATTGAGAGTGTCATTGACTGACAGTGACAAGTAGCTAATGTGTGGTTGATCTGGTATGTTGCTCAGTGATGCTGATCTGTGGAAGAGCCATTGTTTGGGGAGAGAGCTTTCATGGTTCCTGATGATACAAAAGAGGACAAACCATTATCCCTCTACTATGTTGCTGTGTACACTCAAAAACCTACATGTACCACAACTGCAGGGAGTAGGGTTTTCATAAAGAAATTAAGAAGCAGAGTAGTTGTGTGAAGTGACAAGAAAATATTCTCCACCTCtgaataaaaatacatttcagGCCATTAAAATTAAGTCAGAGAATTCTGCAGATTAGCTGGAGAATTATCATTACTCTATTGCTCAGTGGTCTTTCTTGTAAAATTTACTTAGTTTGAAAAGTACAAAGCGAGTCCACAGGATGAGCTACCAGTACTTGTCTGTTGACAGCTACTCCCCCTTGTCCCCACTCTACTCTACCCTCCAAGCTTCTTGTAGCCATTTTATgaagttttcattgttttctggTGTTAATTTATGCAGACTACAAAAAAGAGATTGCAATGGCATGGTCTTTATTGTGGTGGCTTCTACCATGGTGACTGCAAGAGGGGTAACTAACAAAACTTGCAGGGGGAAAACTTAGGACAAACTGAAACAGCACAAGGCTGAGctctcaaaaaaattgaagggaGCCCAGTGCTCTGAAATTGTGAAATCCAGGGAGCCCAGCATATgcttttatatgaaaaaaaacctCCTAGTTACCCAAgagcaaaagcaaaaaagtgCCAGGGGTCACAAGGTGCCACAAGAGCCCAGCCCTGCAGGtccaaaattggaaaaagaaatttattttctctcactgaatagaaaaacaaacatcaaaatgtggtaagaacagcAGTAACGCACTTGGCTCTGCCTTGtgtaccacattttgatgtcatctgtgatctattactgaacagacccacagcagtgtggaatctatttgttaacccctcaactcccagaccaaatttgcaATTCccctcactgtcaaccatacaattcttataatgttatttcagagaattttgtactggatcaactaattatttccaagtaatttagtgttaacaactgggttgaaaacgtaaattagccaccgtaaggggtaaaaaagctgacatttcaagcgttagcccttcatcagagcgatcGACCCatggctctgacgaagggctaatgctcgaaacgtcagcttttttaccctttacggtggctaatttacgttttcaacccagttgttaacactaaattacctgctatactctcccaccgacgcagcaccacagtttctttagaaacttacccctttaattatttccaaattgatatttttctttattctcattacttatctgtttaatattgtattgatattgtaagaagaaattctgtcttggtcactcatgggagtttaagggttaaagagtgACTGACAGTAAAATGGTGTCATTACCTGTTGCTAGGCAACACAGAAAAGTTGCAATGTAGCAATCAAAACTAGTGTACTACTCTTTGTCTTTTCCCTGATCATTTTAAGCATTATTGACgactttaaaagtaatttatgCAATTGAAAGGCAGTGCTTTACGTTTTGTGATACTATAAAGATTTAAACGGTGAGCTGTCGTCCTGCTGATAAACTTGAGGTCAACAGAGAAATAGTCGGCTTGATTCGAAAGAACTTACCCAATTCCTCGTCTTCCAAACTGGAGATCGAGATGTCTGGAGTTTTGTCTTCCTCATCGTGAACCACTCTATCGAAACTGTTTCCACTCTAAAGTGAtctgatctttttctttaatttctctaaACATTCTTTAAGTTCTTTTGCAGAAGTTTCTTCTCCGATCAAACTTTCTATTCGTGTTTAATTTCAAGATGAAGTTTGCGACAGCCGCCTTGCCTGTTGAGCTGAGTCCTTCCATCTTCCTTTCTTTAAAGACATCTTTGCAGATCTAAGACTAAACGCAATATACAGTTAAGTTTTGATAAAAGCTCGATGCCTaccaaagaaaactgtttttaaacCTTGGTTAACTGTTCGGAAACTCGAAATGAAGTCGATATATACTCGGGCATGCTCGGATTGCTTCGGAGATTAAACGAGTGGTAACCAAGTTCAAAACAAACGTAATGCGGAAGTAGTCATAACTAGCAGACTTTTGAACTAAATGGTTTGGCAAAGTTGTTACACTGTTGTTCCGATTTTCTGTGTACTTGCATCTTTCCTCTCGACGGAGCTGCATGATTGAAGATCACTTTTTCATCATCTTTTGAACTAAATGGTTTGGTAAAGTTGTTACACTGTTGTTCCGATTTTCTGTGTACTTGCATCTCTCCTCTAGACGGAGCTGCATGATTGAAGAACAAGGCGCAAGGAAGGAGCGTCAAAGAAGTGGAGGAACTTAAACTGCTTTTACTGCATGTGTTTTAGTGCAACTATATTTTCTTCTAAGTTCCTTGCATTGTAAAAGAGCGTCTCAACATGAGCACCGTTTCACCAGCTTCTCTCGAAGAAATATGCCTGAGCTTTATCAGTGCTAATATTGAAGATTTATGCCACAAGGATGTTCAAGGTGTCCAGTACGGCGAGGTTTCTTGTCAAAAACTTAGTTTCATTTCTCCGTTATTTCTCCACGAACACCTGGCAGACAATGTTATGAGATGTCTCTCACGTGATGGAAACCTGACAGATAGAACGGCATCTTTATTTGTTGATCCGCACAGATGTAGAATCAAACATTTCAATCTCAGGAAATGTCAGCTGAGTTTTCCAGTGCTGAAACTACTTGCTGGAAAACACAAAGTTGAAAAACTAGACTTATCTGGAACGAAAACGTtctcctctttcttgttttttccacTGCTGAATGGAATGTCATCGACAGTAAGGGAGTTAAATTTGAGCTGCACATCATTTGTCTTGGACTTTGCTGCCATGAAGCCACTGAGCTGTTTGACACATTTGGATGTGAGCCATTGCACTCCTATAAATGACCACTTGATGTCGGTTGCTGCACAGAATATGGATTGTTTAAAACACATTAATATCTCTAACACTGCAATAAGACATGTCTCTTCATTCGGGAAACTAAGAGGTCAACTAAAAACATTAATCGCTTTTAACACACCAATATCATGGACAAACCCTGCTGAGTTCAAGGACTTTACATTATTACAGAAGCTTGATATTTCAAGAAGTTCTGATAATGATTTGCACCACGATGGGATGATGGAGTTTATAAAATATGACGAAATGCTAACAGACCCATGTATGATGCCAAACCTGGTCTCTCTGGATGTTTCAGGTGTTTCCGCAGTAACAGCAGACGCTTTGCAGTCATTTCTTAGTTCTCATCCTAAACTTGAGTTCCTTGGCCTTTGTTTGATGTCACGGAATTTACAAGAACAACTGGAAAGAATTTCTCCCCTTCTTAAGGTAGAAGTATCATAATAATATAATGAACTAATAATatgaaacagtgaaaaaaatttcgttGTTTTGAACCAGAATGGTGGAAATCCTTAAAGTTTACtggaaatattttgcaatttttataagATGCCTTCAGAGTTCCATATTGTTCAGAGACTTGATGTGAAGTCTATACTCAAACCTCAGAGGCCCATTTTGCTGCAGCTTATCCCAGTTTacttagcatgaagcaacttaGAGTGATAATTATATACTCCCTCCTTGGACAGGATCCCAGTCTATCACAAGATTACCCCCAACAATCATCAGGTTCTTTCCAAAGTGCCTTATCAGAGTTTAAGTCACATTACACTTATGTGCAGTACAACTTGATATGGCTTTTAACTTAAGGGATATGTGACTTGGCTGCATAATATTTAGTGTAATtgtctaaaatatttttattgatcAACTGCTCTTCATAAGCTTCTCCTCATACTATTTGCATCTCAAAGTCAACAATCAAATTAACTAATGTAGCTTCACTTTCATCAGATTACAGGTGAAGCTACTGAGAAACAGATCCTTTGTTCATTGCAAATGTACCCAGACAGAGCTGATTACATGAGAGAAGCTTTGAGTGGACTGTTTCGCATCAGTAATGATTGGACAGCAAGAAAACCACAAATTCTCAAGGTACACAATTAAATGGCTCATTTAATAAACTTAAGGTTTATTAGGGTCCTTTGAGCTGTAACAGTGATCATCATAtccagaaaaattttttttaacctgtatTCATTTTGAACTACATTTTCTGATTTATGACAGCAGCAATGTGAGTATTTAACCCCACTGACTTAACAACCACAAGTAGGTTTTTCATTAAGTTTAGAAATTGCAGAATTCACTACCTGCAGTGCAGAATTCTCCAACTACAGTTCAAAGGTCTaaggaattttgttttcattcttacTGCATTTAATTCCTATGAAAACCCtgtagaactgaaaaaaattcatttgagaatGTTGtctcttaatatttttctttgtcaaaggGGAAAGTCCTACCTATATGATGCTTTGAAATCCTTAGGatttaaaattagtttaattcTTCTTAATTCCATTTGTACAGCTTGTTCTTAATCCACTGGAAAAACATCTGGGTGATCTCAATGTTCAAATGGGGGCTACGTAAGTTAATATTCACAAAGATTCTTGAATAGTTatgataattattcaaaataaaacaattttgtttattaaaataaaaaaatttttctaaaaattttgattattttcaaatcaaagttTTGACCATAGAATGAATGTTCTTTTGAATTCAGAGCTTGCGTATTTAACATTATCAGAGAAATAGGAGGGGAAGCAGGGCCAGAAGTGCATCCCCATTTGTTAAGGTAAAATTATTTCTAGATACATGATTAGGTATGgttaaaaaactttcaaaacattattaGGGGGCTGGTGTTGTTGTACAACAGAAGATAACAATAGTATTCTGGGCAACCAGGCGGTCACCATGGCAATCAAACCCCAGCCGTCCTTTAGTGCCTGTcaacacaacacaaaaaaaCCAGTGTTTGAAATGGTTAATGTAGTACTCAAAAGTTGGCAGTTAAGCGAGAGGGGTGGGGAGTGCAAACCCTCCATGCCCCCCTCCCTTCTGAATCTCATTTGTCAAACCACAGCCTTATCAATCTTAGGAAGAGAGGtggtaattttctctttaaatttattatttgatttgTTAAAATGGAATAATTAGTCAGAAtcttttaaagttaaaatgcaCTTTGTGCAAGTTATTCCCCCAACTTGCTTACTCTGACAACAGAATGATATCCAATGTGATTATTTTTAGTTATATCTTCTGTTGGATTTTTCAGTAAAGTTGCATCTTTGGTTCTATCAGCAATGAGAACCTTTCCAGAAAAGTATCAGGTAAGAATTCGTTTTATTTAATATATGATAAATGAATCACAACAAACAGTAATCTACTATCAAATACACTCTATTATGTCTTGATTCTGCTTGATCTTATGACAAAATGACAGAGCAATGAAACATCAGAAAATAACCAGAGCAGAATTAATGTGTTCATTGACTGAGTGCAAGGAACAGACAGGAAATTCTTATACAGCCTCATGCCAATATTTTCCTGGTCTGCATAACCTAACCCAATTACTCGGTGTTTGTCATGATCATTGcccctttttctttctttccttatAGTTTTTGTGGATGTGTATGTTAATTTTGCAGACACAACAAGTTCGTGAAAAAGCAGTAAGTAGGAATGATTCAAATATTGTAAATCATCTCCAGAATGTTAAATGAATAGTGGCTGTAGAATATGGGCCGAAAATTTAGGGCAGTATAACTGTCTTGAGATGTATGTCACAAAATAGAGTTAGGAAgcaataacttttatttttactctccAGACATTCAACTACTTTGAAGCATCATGCTTGGTTATGGATGCTCTGTGCAATTTCCAT
This is a stretch of genomic DNA from Pocillopora verrucosa isolate sample1 chromosome 12, ASM3666991v2, whole genome shotgun sequence. It encodes these proteins:
- the LOC131792351 gene encoding protein zyg-11 homolog isoform X2; this encodes MSTVSPASLEEICLSFISANIEDLCHKDVQGVQYGEVSCQKLSFISPLFLHEHLADNVMRCLSRDGNLTDRTASLFVDPHRCRIKHFNLRKCQLSFPVLKLLAGKHKVEKLDLSGTKTFSSFLFFPLLNGMSSTVRELNLSCTSFVLDFAAMKPLSCLTHLDVSHCTPINDHLMSVAAQNMDCLKHINISNTAIRHVSSFGKLRGQLKTLIAFNTPISWTNPAEFKDFTLLQKLDISRSSDNDLHHDGMMEFIKYDEMLTDPCMMPNLVSLDVSGVSAVTADALQSFLSSHPKLEFLGLCLMSRNLQEQLERISPLLKITGEATEKQILCSLQMYPDRADYMREALSGLFRISNDWTARKPQILKLVLNPLEKHLGDLNVQMGATACVFNIIREIGGEAGPEVHPHLLSKVASLVLSAMRTFPEKYQFLWMCMLILQTQQVREKATFNYFEASCLVMDALCNFHGNQDICQLAIQLCANLCAKLTVQETHALGSEKNIMTMFNFIQEKISARQEDLTLSLALTVLLYLTDETPSTCSLFVEKGGLQLIVQGLKVFRGENQEKNFIIKKKLLIILNNIAETPSLRHLLITDEFMNLLGSFLDNGLLQLSYFCGGILSNVMLEWSDDRELLSHSKQYMLHRLEQAVKSWEFPGDESFRSFVPLLLCAMPAVQMWASWAIIHICTSNVQHYAPLLIDIGIRDIVRRVLTTSHNGVRELAEKLSDTVANF
- the LOC131792351 gene encoding protein zyg-11 homolog isoform X3 — translated: MSTVSPASLEEICLSFISANIEDLCHKDVQGVQYGEVSCQKLSFISPLFLHEHLADNVMRCLSRDGNLTDRTASLFVDPHRCRIKHFNLRKCQLSFPVLKLLAGKHKVEKLDLSGTKTFSSFLFFPLLNGMSSTVRELNLSCTSFVLDFAAMKPLSCLTHLDVSHCTPINDHLMSVAAQNMDCLKHINISNTAIRHVSSFGKLRGQLKTLIAFNTPISWTNPAEFKDFTLLQKLDISRSSDNDLHHDGMMEFIKYDEMLTDPCMMPNLVSLDVSGVSAVTADALQSFLSSHPKLEFLGLCLMSRNLQEQLERISPLLKITGEATEKQILCSLQMYPDRADYMREALSGLFRISNDWTARKPQILKLVLNPLEKHLGDLNVQMGATACVFNIIREIGGEAGPEVHPHLLSKVASLVLSAMRTFPEKYQTQQVREKATFNYFEASCLVMDALCNFHGNQDICQLAIQLCANLCAKLTVQETHALGSEKNIMTMFNFIQEKISARQEDLTLSLALTVLLYLTDETPSTCSLFVEKGGLQLIVQGLKVFRGENQEKNFIIKKKLLIILNNIAETPSLRHLLITDEFMNLLGSFLDNGLLQLSYFCGGILSNVMLEWSDDRELLSHSKQYMLHRLEQAVKSWEFPGDEFVTYKSFRSFVPLLLCAMPAVQMWASWAIIHICTSNVQHYAPLLIDIGIRDIVRRVLTTSHNGVRELAEKLSDTVANF
- the LOC131792351 gene encoding protein zyg-11 homolog isoform X1; its protein translation is MSTVSPASLEEICLSFISANIEDLCHKDVQGVQYGEVSCQKLSFISPLFLHEHLADNVMRCLSRDGNLTDRTASLFVDPHRCRIKHFNLRKCQLSFPVLKLLAGKHKVEKLDLSGTKTFSSFLFFPLLNGMSSTVRELNLSCTSFVLDFAAMKPLSCLTHLDVSHCTPINDHLMSVAAQNMDCLKHINISNTAIRHVSSFGKLRGQLKTLIAFNTPISWTNPAEFKDFTLLQKLDISRSSDNDLHHDGMMEFIKYDEMLTDPCMMPNLVSLDVSGVSAVTADALQSFLSSHPKLEFLGLCLMSRNLQEQLERISPLLKITGEATEKQILCSLQMYPDRADYMREALSGLFRISNDWTARKPQILKLVLNPLEKHLGDLNVQMGATACVFNIIREIGGEAGPEVHPHLLSKVASLVLSAMRTFPEKYQFLWMCMLILQTQQVREKATFNYFEASCLVMDALCNFHGNQDICQLAIQLCANLCAKLTVQETHALGSEKNIMTMFNFIQEKISARQEDLTLSLALTVLLYLTDETPSTCSLFVEKGGLQLIVQGLKVFRGENQEKNFIIKKKLLIILNNIAETPSLRHLLITDEFMNLLGSFLDNGLLQLSYFCGGILSNVMLEWSDDRELLSHSKQYMLHRLEQAVKSWEFPGDEFVTYKSFRSFVPLLLCAMPAVQMWASWAIIHICTSNVQHYAPLLIDIGIRDIVRRVLTTSHNGVRELAEKLSDTVANF